In the Methylophilus sp. 5 genome, one interval contains:
- a CDS encoding CvpA family protein has protein sequence MTAFDYLVLGIIGFSILVGLMRGAIRELFSVLGWILAFYLANRFNGEVMAYMPEQIPGEAVKAMAAFLVVFLLVLFLCALLALLLTTLIKAIGLGGFNRILGGVAGVVKGVLVVCILVMLAAMTDLPKDPRWANATFSAPVEALVLKLLPLMPSSIARHVHLDHQRVDESAI, from the coding sequence ATGACCGCTTTTGATTATCTGGTACTGGGCATCATTGGTTTCTCCATTTTAGTGGGTCTGATGCGTGGTGCCATCCGCGAGCTATTTTCTGTGTTGGGCTGGATATTGGCTTTTTATCTGGCTAACCGTTTTAATGGTGAAGTGATGGCCTACATGCCTGAGCAGATTCCTGGCGAAGCAGTCAAAGCCATGGCGGCATTTTTGGTGGTATTTTTACTGGTGCTGTTTCTATGCGCTTTGTTGGCGCTGCTGCTTACCACGCTGATCAAGGCGATTGGTTTAGGCGGATTTAACAGAATACTCGGTGGCGTAGCAGGTGTGGTAAAAGGTGTGTTAGTCGTGTGTATTCTGGTGATGCTGGCCGCCATGACTGATTTACCAAAAGACCCGCGCTGGGCAAATGCTACATTCAGTGCGCCAGTGGAGGCGCTGGTCTTGAAATTGCTACCGTTGATGCCATCTAGTATTGCTAGGCATGTACATTTGGATCATCAGCGGGTAGATGAGTCTGCTATTTAA
- the asd gene encoding aspartate-semialdehyde dehydrogenase — MLKVGFVGWRGMVGSVLMQRMMQENDFAEIEPQFFTTSQTGGAAPKVGKDSPALKDAKNIDALRQMDVIVTCQGGDYTSEVFPQLRATGWNGHWIDAASTLRMEQDSVIVLDPVNMHVIKDALANGGKNWIGGNCTVSLMLMALNGLFKADLVEWATSMTYQAASGAGAQNMRELINQMGVINASVAGLLADPASAILQIDKTVADIIRSEALPTANFGVPLAGSLIPWIDKDLGNGQSKEEWKGGVETNKILGREVNPIVIDGLCVRIGAMRCHSQALTIKLRQDVPMDEIHQMLSEANEWAKVVSNQRVDSVTELTPAAITGTLTTPVGRLRKLAMGGEYLSAFTVGDQLLWGAAEPLRRMLRILVEA; from the coding sequence ATGTTAAAAGTAGGGTTTGTAGGCTGGCGCGGCATGGTTGGATCTGTGCTGATGCAGCGCATGATGCAGGAAAACGATTTTGCCGAGATTGAACCGCAGTTTTTTACCACCTCGCAAACGGGTGGTGCTGCGCCTAAAGTAGGCAAAGACTCCCCTGCGCTCAAAGATGCCAAAAATATTGACGCCTTGCGCCAGATGGATGTGATCGTCACCTGTCAGGGTGGTGATTACACCAGCGAGGTGTTCCCACAATTGCGTGCAACCGGCTGGAACGGGCACTGGATTGATGCGGCCTCAACCTTACGCATGGAGCAAGACTCCGTCATTGTGTTAGACCCGGTCAATATGCATGTCATTAAAGATGCATTGGCCAATGGTGGCAAAAACTGGATTGGCGGCAACTGTACCGTGTCATTGATGTTGATGGCACTCAATGGTTTGTTCAAGGCGGACCTGGTTGAATGGGCGACCTCAATGACGTATCAGGCGGCGTCAGGCGCTGGTGCACAAAATATGCGCGAGCTGATTAACCAGATGGGTGTAATCAATGCTTCAGTGGCTGGGTTGCTGGCAGACCCGGCTTCTGCCATTTTGCAGATCGACAAAACCGTGGCAGATATTATCCGCAGTGAAGCCTTGCCAACCGCTAACTTTGGCGTGCCACTGGCTGGCAGCTTGATTCCATGGATTGATAAAGACCTGGGCAATGGCCAAAGCAAAGAAGAATGGAAGGGTGGCGTAGAGACCAACAAGATTTTAGGTCGTGAAGTCAATCCGATTGTGATTGATGGCTTGTGTGTACGCATCGGCGCCATGCGCTGCCATTCACAGGCGCTCACCATCAAGTTGCGTCAAGATGTGCCTATGGATGAAATTCACCAGATGCTGTCTGAAGCCAATGAGTGGGCCAAGGTGGTGTCGAATCAGCGTGTGGATAGTGTGACTGAGCTTACCCCTGCGGCGATTACAGGCACCTTAACCACTCCGGTGGGTCGTTTGCGCAAGTTGGCGATGGGTGGTGAATACCTGTCAGCCTTTACCGTGGGTGACCAGTTATTGTGGGGCGCAGCAGAGCCATTGCGTCGGATGTTGAGAATTCTGGTTGAAGCTTAA
- the trpB gene encoding tryptophan synthase subunit beta, translated as MQVYDMPDEHGHFGPFGGVFVAETLVEALEELRLMYEKYRHDPEFLAEYAYDLKHFVGRPSPIYHAKRLSDKVGGAQIYLKREDLNHTGAHKINNTIGQALLAKRMGKPRVIAETGAGQHGVATATIAARLGLECVVYMGAEDVKRQAPNVFRMKLLGATVVPVESGSKTLKDALNEAMRDWVTNISNTFYIIGTVAGPHPYPMMVRDFQAVIGIEAKEQMQEMVGRQPDAIVACVGGGSNAMGIFYPYIDVEGVRLIGVEAGGHGLSTGQHAAPLTTNSPIGVLHGNRTYLMQDEDGNIIETHSISAGLDYPGVGPEHAWLKDIKRAEYVAITDEEAMTAFHNLCRTEGIIPAMESSHALAHAEKLAKTMSPDQIVLVNLSGRGDKDINTVARLANITL; from the coding sequence ATGCAAGTCTATGACATGCCAGATGAGCACGGTCATTTTGGCCCTTTTGGTGGCGTTTTTGTCGCAGAAACCCTGGTGGAAGCCCTGGAAGAACTGCGGTTGATGTATGAGAAGTACCGTCACGACCCCGAGTTTTTGGCCGAATATGCTTATGATCTTAAGCATTTTGTTGGTCGCCCGAGTCCGATTTATCACGCAAAGCGATTGTCCGACAAGGTTGGCGGCGCACAGATTTATCTTAAGCGCGAAGATTTAAACCACACTGGCGCGCACAAAATCAACAACACCATTGGCCAGGCATTGTTGGCCAAGCGCATGGGTAAGCCGCGTGTGATTGCAGAGACCGGCGCTGGCCAGCATGGTGTGGCAACCGCAACCATTGCGGCCCGTTTAGGCCTTGAGTGCGTGGTGTACATGGGGGCAGAGGACGTAAAACGTCAGGCACCCAATGTGTTCCGTATGAAGTTGCTGGGCGCCACCGTCGTGCCCGTCGAAAGCGGCTCAAAAACCCTTAAAGACGCCTTGAATGAGGCCATGCGTGACTGGGTCACCAATATCTCTAATACTTTTTACATTATCGGCACCGTGGCCGGGCCGCATCCTTACCCGATGATGGTGCGTGACTTTCAGGCCGTGATTGGCATTGAAGCCAAAGAGCAGATGCAGGAAATGGTTGGCCGCCAACCGGATGCTATCGTCGCCTGTGTCGGCGGTGGTTCTAATGCCATGGGGATTTTTTATCCCTATATTGATGTAGAAGGCGTGCGCCTGATTGGCGTAGAAGCAGGTGGCCATGGTTTGAGTACTGGCCAGCACGCGGCGCCATTAACCACAAACAGTCCGATAGGCGTGTTGCACGGTAACCGTACCTATCTGATGCAGGATGAAGATGGCAACATCATTGAAACACACTCCATTTCTGCTGGCCTGGATTATCCCGGTGTTGGCCCTGAGCATGCCTGGTTAAAAGATATCAAACGCGCTGAATACGTCGCGATCACCGATGAAGAGGCGATGACCGCTTTTCATAATTTGTGTCGCACCGAGGGGATTATCCCGGCGATGGAATCCAGCCATGCCTTGGCACACGCAGAAAAACTGGCAAAAACCATGTCCCCAGACCAGATCGTGCTGGTGAACCTGTCAGGTCGTGGTGACAAAGACATTAATACCGTGGCGCGTTTAGCTAATATTACCCTGTGA
- a CDS encoding phosphoribosylanthranilate isomerase: protein MTRTRVKICGITRLEDALTAIAAGTDALGFVFYAPSPRAVSAVQAQAIMAALPPFVSKVGLFVNASADEVRQVIASTGLDYLQFHGDESADYCAQFNLPYYKAIRVKPGVNLVQCELDFASASALLLDTYSEKAVGGTGEAFDWSLIPAGLSKPLILAGGLNAENVMQATRQVHPYALDVSGGVEAQKGVKSPQKIAAFMQQVVQCDAARNGRIE, encoded by the coding sequence ATGACAAGAACCAGGGTTAAAATTTGTGGCATCACTCGTTTGGAGGATGCGCTGACCGCGATTGCTGCGGGGACTGATGCATTGGGCTTTGTATTTTACGCGCCGAGTCCGCGCGCCGTCAGCGCCGTGCAGGCGCAGGCCATCATGGCCGCGTTGCCGCCCTTTGTGAGTAAAGTAGGCTTGTTTGTGAATGCCTCCGCAGACGAGGTGCGACAAGTGATTGCAAGCACAGGTCTCGACTATTTACAGTTTCATGGGGACGAATCAGCAGACTATTGTGCACAATTTAATCTGCCATATTACAAAGCAATCCGCGTCAAACCAGGGGTAAATTTGGTACAATGCGAGCTTGATTTTGCGTCAGCGTCAGCCTTGCTGCTGGACACTTACTCTGAAAAAGCCGTGGGAGGTACAGGTGAAGCATTTGACTGGTCTTTGATTCCTGCCGGTTTAAGCAAGCCGCTGATTTTGGCAGGCGGTTTAAATGCAGAGAATGTCATGCAAGCCACGCGTCAGGTGCATCCTTATGCACTGGATGTAAGTGGCGGGGTAGAGGCACAAAAAGGGGTGAAATCCCCGCAAAAGATAGCTGCATTCATGCAGCAAGTGGTGCAGTGTGATGCTGCACGTAATGGGCGGATTGAGTAA
- the trpA gene encoding tryptophan synthase subunit alpha, producing MSRIQSVFASLKAQGKKALIPYITAGDPHPDQTVPLLHALVAAGADMIELGVPFSDPMADGPVIQRASERALVHKMGLRKVLAMVKEFRASNQITPIVLMGYANPIEAMGSEQFVALAKESGVDGVLTVDYPPEECEVFNQQLAGADIDSIFLLSPTTEPSRTELIVKQATGFLYYVSLKGVTGAANLDIVEVKKRVAEIRKQTSMPIGVGFGVKDAATAREVATIADAVVVGSRMVLAIENSDAGNLIANVQALTKELRTAIDSV from the coding sequence ATGTCCCGCATTCAATCTGTATTTGCCAGCCTCAAGGCACAAGGTAAAAAGGCACTGATTCCCTACATTACAGCGGGTGATCCACACCCTGATCAAACCGTGCCCTTGTTGCATGCATTAGTCGCTGCTGGCGCCGATATGATTGAGCTTGGGGTGCCTTTTTCTGACCCGATGGCAGATGGCCCGGTGATTCAGCGCGCCAGTGAGCGCGCACTGGTACACAAAATGGGCCTGCGTAAAGTGCTGGCCATGGTCAAAGAGTTTCGCGCAAGCAATCAAATAACGCCTATCGTACTCATGGGCTATGCTAATCCGATTGAGGCCATGGGTAGCGAGCAGTTCGTGGCTCTGGCTAAAGAATCAGGGGTTGATGGTGTACTCACGGTGGATTATCCGCCTGAAGAGTGCGAAGTATTTAATCAACAGCTGGCTGGTGCAGATATTGATAGCATTTTTCTGTTATCGCCGACAACTGAGCCATCACGCACTGAACTCATCGTAAAACAGGCCACCGGCTTTTTGTACTATGTCTCGCTAAAAGGCGTGACTGGCGCAGCCAACCTGGATATTGTTGAAGTGAAAAAGCGCGTGGCAGAGATACGCAAACAGACCAGCATGCCGATTGGTGTTGGCTTTGGCGTGAAAGATGCGGCCACGGCGCGTGAAGTGGCCACCATTGCCGATGCGGTTGTCGTGGGCAGTCGTATGGTGCTGGCGATTGAAAACTCTGACGCCGGTAACTTGATCGCCAATGTGCAGGCATTAACCAAAGAATTACGTACTGCGATTGACTCTGTATAG
- a CDS encoding FimV/HubP family polar landmark protein has protein sequence MSKFQLKKIAFALSLSTALSVHAAGLGSMISSSKLGEPLNAEIELLAVTPAELNSIQAALASEQVYQDQMLEKPASYPFIKIEVGNNTKGQPILKLTSSQPITEAFLDMLIQVDWPTGRLVKEYTLLLDPPGFNSNYVSESAGLPVTGQTEVAAPSNNAAAAVARDTTQNTAPEARKPVQAKPVVAKPAPKQTVAEESANTDDALTTERGDTLYAIARQMKPDNVSVEQMLAALYQSNQQAFDGRNMNRLKVGKIIRMPDQATLNSVSRPQAKSLIAEHATNWQAYKNSLAKVVKETAPSQTGGNTQQSAGKIGAAGEKPVPQAKAGKDVLKLSAGDEKSTTQADKAAAKASATAAQEDATAKANAIKEEQSRAAALEKQVADMKKLMEMKNSAMAQAEKNAAQAAADAKVAPKAATEEKPAEQASTPAVTQPVVPSAPVVEAKPAPVAEPVKPELPAEAPVTEVAVQQPSFMHVLLERLKNISPVLPLALIALPVLLCVWALIRIRRKKQIDNFEDVIVTSPATEMQNNTVFGDTQAAASGDTSFLTDFSQSGVGGMIDSHDVDPIAEAEVYMAYGRDAQAEEILKDAIQKDPERQELKLKLLEIYQTTGNKVAFESLASDVYAKAGPADATWSKVSVMGQKLDPENALYQSVPSAAGDAAIDVATSAAAVALPVTEAPNEEDAYHFNFEAPALEFDGASEAVAAASAEPETLAERTASVAAEEVSMAFVADKPTALSDVDALSVNMPAPDASETALEFLNTQPSSLAPADELAQAAETVRFEVEPGFEVEPGVEVERAAAVESATDDLTSDDLKDGLSVDTDLALTPKALDLPSLNLEDEIQRADASISTLSATTGEQTLSTDDAVFESLPELSLELGSPSGDKAEQAADDGLEIEEISLGSAEALLNESPAVDVAGDHVAFPEISLDVAEASVASTESIADEPEEVNTKLDLIQAYIDMEDVVGAKELIDEVLAEGGERQQQRASELLAKIA, from the coding sequence GTGAGTAAATTTCAATTAAAAAAAATAGCCTTTGCCTTGAGTTTGAGTACGGCCCTTTCGGTGCATGCCGCCGGTTTGGGGAGCATGATTTCAAGCTCGAAACTGGGTGAGCCGCTCAATGCGGAAATTGAGCTGCTGGCAGTCACGCCTGCAGAGCTCAATAGCATTCAGGCGGCGTTGGCCAGCGAGCAGGTCTATCAGGACCAGATGCTGGAAAAACCTGCTTCTTATCCTTTTATTAAAATTGAAGTCGGCAACAATACTAAAGGTCAGCCCATCCTCAAACTGACCAGCTCACAACCGATTACAGAGGCTTTCCTGGACATGCTGATTCAGGTGGATTGGCCAACTGGCCGCCTGGTCAAAGAGTATACCTTGCTGCTTGACCCGCCTGGTTTTAACTCTAATTATGTGTCTGAATCTGCCGGATTGCCGGTGACCGGCCAGACAGAAGTAGCTGCGCCTAGCAACAATGCCGCAGCGGCTGTTGCACGTGACACCACGCAGAACACTGCGCCAGAAGCCAGAAAGCCAGTGCAGGCCAAGCCAGTGGTAGCAAAGCCTGCCCCTAAGCAAACTGTTGCGGAGGAATCTGCCAACACAGACGATGCATTAACCACCGAGCGTGGAGATACTTTATATGCGATTGCCAGACAAATGAAGCCTGACAATGTCAGCGTAGAGCAAATGCTGGCAGCGCTGTATCAGTCGAATCAGCAAGCGTTTGATGGTAGAAACATGAACCGCTTAAAGGTCGGCAAGATTATTCGCATGCCAGACCAGGCAACGTTGAACAGTGTGAGCCGGCCGCAGGCAAAAAGTTTGATTGCCGAGCATGCGACCAATTGGCAAGCCTATAAAAACTCGCTGGCAAAAGTTGTTAAAGAAACAGCACCCAGCCAAACAGGCGGCAATACGCAGCAGTCTGCAGGCAAAATTGGCGCCGCAGGTGAAAAGCCTGTGCCTCAAGCCAAAGCGGGTAAAGATGTCTTGAAGTTGTCTGCCGGTGACGAAAAGTCGACCACGCAAGCGGACAAAGCTGCTGCTAAAGCCTCTGCGACTGCGGCGCAAGAAGACGCTACCGCCAAGGCTAATGCCATCAAAGAAGAGCAATCTCGTGCCGCTGCGCTGGAAAAACAAGTCGCAGACATGAAAAAGCTGATGGAGATGAAAAATAGCGCCATGGCGCAAGCAGAGAAAAATGCTGCCCAGGCTGCTGCTGACGCTAAAGTAGCGCCAAAAGCAGCCACTGAGGAAAAACCTGCTGAACAAGCCAGCACGCCAGCTGTGACACAACCAGTTGTGCCGTCAGCGCCTGTTGTAGAAGCCAAGCCGGCACCTGTTGCCGAGCCAGTCAAGCCTGAACTGCCTGCCGAAGCGCCTGTAACTGAGGTTGCCGTGCAGCAGCCGTCATTTATGCATGTGTTGCTAGAGCGTTTGAAAAATATCAGCCCGGTGTTGCCATTGGCATTGATTGCATTGCCTGTGCTGCTTTGTGTATGGGCGTTGATCCGTATTCGTCGTAAAAAACAGATTGATAACTTTGAAGACGTGATTGTGACGTCACCCGCGACCGAGATGCAGAACAATACGGTATTTGGTGATACTCAAGCGGCGGCTTCTGGCGATACCTCTTTTCTGACCGACTTCTCTCAAAGTGGTGTTGGCGGCATGATAGATTCGCATGACGTAGACCCGATTGCCGAGGCCGAGGTATACATGGCGTATGGCCGTGATGCACAAGCTGAGGAGATTCTCAAAGACGCGATTCAAAAAGACCCTGAGCGTCAGGAGCTTAAATTAAAATTGCTGGAGATTTATCAAACGACGGGCAATAAAGTCGCGTTTGAGTCACTCGCCAGCGACGTTTATGCCAAAGCGGGCCCTGCTGATGCGACTTGGTCAAAAGTCAGCGTCATGGGTCAGAAGCTGGATCCAGAAAATGCCTTGTATCAAAGCGTGCCATCAGCAGCTGGTGATGCGGCTATTGACGTCGCCACATCAGCTGCAGCGGTCGCGTTGCCCGTGACGGAAGCGCCAAACGAAGAGGATGCTTATCACTTTAACTTTGAAGCACCTGCGTTGGAGTTTGATGGGGCTTCAGAAGCTGTGGCTGCGGCCAGCGCTGAGCCAGAGACGCTCGCTGAGCGCACAGCTAGCGTTGCCGCAGAAGAAGTCAGTATGGCCTTTGTAGCTGATAAGCCAACGGCCTTGAGTGATGTAGATGCGCTGTCAGTTAATATGCCTGCACCTGATGCAAGTGAGACAGCGCTTGAGTTTTTAAACACACAGCCAAGTTCACTCGCGCCGGCAGATGAGCTTGCTCAAGCTGCAGAGACAGTGCGTTTTGAGGTGGAGCCCGGTTTCGAAGTTGAACCTGGTGTTGAGGTTGAACGTGCTGCCGCTGTAGAATCTGCTACTGATGATTTAACTAGTGATGATTTAAAAGATGGTTTAAGCGTTGACACTGATCTGGCGCTAACACCTAAAGCATTGGATTTGCCTTCTCTTAATTTAGAAGATGAAATCCAACGCGCCGACGCTAGCATTAGCACATTGTCAGCCACCACTGGTGAGCAAACGCTGTCTACTGATGATGCTGTATTTGAGTCTTTGCCTGAATTGTCGCTTGAGCTGGGTAGCCCGAGTGGTGACAAGGCTGAACAGGCGGCAGATGATGGTCTGGAGATTGAGGAAATCAGCCTGGGCTCTGCTGAGGCACTCTTGAATGAGTCGCCTGCTGTAGACGTTGCGGGCGATCATGTGGCTTTTCCTGAAATCTCTCTGGATGTTGCAGAAGCTTCTGTAGCAAGCACTGAGTCTATAGCCGATGAGCCGGAAGAGGTGAATACCAAGTTAGACTTGATTCAGGCCTATATCGACATGGAAGATGTGGTGGGGGCCAAAGAGTTAATTGACGAGGTGCTGGCTGAGGGCGGTGAGCGCCAGCAGCAGCGAGCCAGCGAATTGCTTGCAAAAATTGCTTAA
- the accD gene encoding acetyl-CoA carboxylase, carboxyltransferase subunit beta produces MSWLDKIPQKIKRAVGSVQKRNVPEGLWHKCDACQTVLYRTDLDANLEVCPQCGHHHRLGARGRLDVLLDAEGRIEIGADVTPVDALKFKDSKTYAERMKTAQRDVKEKDALIVMRGTIETVPVVAAVFEFKFMGGSMGSVVGERFVRGVQAAIENKSAFICISASGGARMQEGLLSLMQMAKTSAALTKLSEAGLPYISVLTDPTMGGVSASFAMLGDVIIAEPNALIGFAGPRVIEQTVRETLPEGFQRAEFLLTHGAIDMIVDRREMRAKMSQLLASFLNINKAA; encoded by the coding sequence ATGAGCTGGTTAGACAAGATTCCACAAAAAATTAAACGTGCCGTTGGTTCTGTACAAAAACGTAATGTGCCTGAGGGCCTATGGCATAAATGTGATGCCTGCCAAACAGTGCTTTATCGTACAGATCTGGATGCCAACCTGGAGGTTTGCCCGCAGTGTGGACATCACCACCGCCTGGGTGCCCGTGGCCGCCTGGATGTATTGCTGGATGCGGAAGGCCGCATTGAAATTGGCGCCGACGTAACCCCTGTCGATGCGCTCAAGTTTAAAGATAGCAAAACTTACGCCGAGCGCATGAAGACGGCGCAGCGTGACGTCAAAGAAAAAGATGCACTGATTGTGATGCGAGGCACGATAGAAACCGTGCCTGTGGTCGCAGCCGTGTTTGAGTTTAAGTTTATGGGTGGCTCTATGGGCTCTGTGGTTGGCGAGCGCTTTGTGCGTGGTGTACAAGCTGCCATCGAGAACAAATCTGCGTTCATTTGTATTTCTGCCAGTGGCGGTGCGCGTATGCAAGAAGGCTTGTTGTCATTGATGCAAATGGCTAAAACCAGCGCTGCATTGACCAAGTTGTCTGAAGCTGGCTTGCCATATATCTCGGTATTAACCGACCCGACCATGGGTGGGGTTTCAGCCAGTTTTGCCATGCTGGGTGACGTGATTATCGCGGAGCCCAATGCGCTTATCGGCTTTGCTGGCCCGCGTGTGATTGAGCAGACCGTGCGCGAAACGTTGCCAGAAGGCTTCCAGCGTGCAGAGTTTCTGTTGACGCACGGCGCCATTGATATGATTGTCGACCGTCGTGAAATGCGCGCCAAAATGAGCCAGCTATTGGCCAGTTTTTTGAATATTAACAAAGCTGCCTGA
- the truA gene encoding tRNA pseudouridine(38-40) synthase TruA has translation MKIAIGIEYHGAYFQGWQSQPNAAGVQDAIEHAIAQVGGAKVRLHAAGRTDAGVHALMQVAHFETSVVRPLSAWVRGTNAHLPAWVRILWAVEVADDFHARFSARARSYQYVLHNHAVAPASQHGRVGWYHRPLDVAVMQKAVPVLLGEHDFSAFRASECQASTPIRTMHRADITQQGRYIIFSFQANAFLQHQIRNMVGALVYVGQGKLSATAFADLLQNKDRRLSPPTFMPDGLYFTGVAYDASWQLPACEARWD, from the coding sequence ATGAAAATTGCGATTGGTATTGAATATCACGGCGCCTATTTTCAGGGGTGGCAAAGTCAGCCTAATGCAGCAGGCGTACAAGATGCCATTGAGCATGCGATTGCACAAGTGGGTGGTGCCAAAGTGCGTTTGCATGCGGCGGGGCGGACCGATGCAGGCGTGCATGCTTTGATGCAAGTGGCACATTTTGAAACCTCTGTGGTCAGACCGTTAAGCGCGTGGGTGCGAGGCACCAACGCGCATTTGCCTGCCTGGGTGCGTATATTGTGGGCAGTCGAGGTTGCAGATGACTTTCATGCCAGGTTTAGTGCCCGTGCGCGTAGCTATCAATATGTGTTGCATAACCATGCGGTAGCACCCGCCAGTCAGCATGGCCGCGTGGGCTGGTATCACAGGCCTTTGGACGTGGCAGTGATGCAGAAGGCGGTGCCAGTGTTGCTTGGTGAGCATGATTTCAGTGCTTTTCGGGCCAGCGAATGCCAGGCCAGCACGCCGATACGAACCATGCATCGTGCGGATATTACGCAACAAGGCCGATACATTATTTTTAGCTTTCAGGCTAACGCGTTTTTGCAGCACCAGATTCGTAATATGGTTGGCGCCTTGGTCTATGTAGGGCAGGGCAAATTAAGTGCCACTGCGTTTGCCGATTTACTGCAGAACAAAGACCGGCGTCTTTCACCGCCTACGTTTATGCCGGATGGCTTGTATTTTACGGGTGTCGCTTATGATGCCAGTTGGCAATTACCTGCTTGCGAAGCACGCTGGGACTAA
- the folC gene encoding bifunctional tetrahydrofolate synthase/dihydrofolate synthase: MPPVISELPQTVEDWLGYIESLHPKSIEMGLGRVQTVAARLQLQFPFIVITVGGTNGKGSSCAMLERIYHAAGYQVGCYTSPHLVHYQERVRFNAQVIADALLCQAFAAVEQARGDITLTYFEMGTLAALWAFEQQPLDVVILEVGLGGRLDAVNIVDADCAIVTNVDLDHMEFLGDTRELIGHEKAGIYRQPQIAICGDIAPPASLLAYAETLGVKLNRFGVDYQIDMTDTQHAHYRDAQGELDVGTLRLFGHYQWNNAANVIFAVRALQATLPVAEVQMLQALTATEVTGRFQYWQQAPDVILDVAHNPHAARALRDNLQRLAADGSQVIAVFSMLSDKDIASVVDILHAVIDTWHIAPIQHPRAASMDYLHASLSQKVPLAHIHRHTDLPTALQTAYKKAAKNDKIIVFGSFFTVAAILELTPDQWGA, from the coding sequence ATGCCACCTGTGATATCCGAGCTGCCGCAAACAGTTGAAGATTGGCTCGGCTATATTGAATCCTTGCACCCCAAATCCATAGAAATGGGCTTGGGTCGTGTACAAACGGTGGCAGCACGCTTGCAGTTGCAGTTTCCGTTTATCGTGATTACTGTCGGCGGCACCAACGGTAAAGGCTCAAGCTGTGCCATGCTGGAGCGTATTTACCATGCGGCAGGTTACCAGGTTGGCTGCTATACCTCACCACATCTTGTGCATTATCAGGAGCGCGTGCGCTTTAATGCACAGGTGATTGCCGATGCGTTGCTATGTCAGGCTTTTGCTGCCGTGGAGCAGGCGCGCGGTGACATCACACTCACTTATTTTGAAATGGGCACGCTGGCCGCCCTGTGGGCATTTGAGCAACAACCGCTAGACGTCGTGATTCTCGAGGTCGGGTTGGGCGGGCGCCTCGATGCTGTCAATATTGTTGATGCTGATTGTGCGATCGTGACCAATGTTGACCTTGATCACATGGAGTTTTTAGGTGACACGCGTGAATTGATTGGCCATGAAAAAGCAGGCATTTATCGTCAGCCGCAAATTGCGATTTGTGGTGATATCGCACCACCAGCATCATTGTTGGCGTATGCAGAGACACTTGGCGTCAAGCTGAATCGTTTTGGTGTGGATTACCAGATTGATATGACAGACACGCAACACGCGCACTACCGTGATGCGCAAGGCGAGCTGGATGTTGGTACCTTGCGTTTGTTTGGCCATTACCAATGGAACAATGCCGCTAATGTCATCTTTGCCGTGCGAGCATTACAAGCCACATTGCCGGTGGCTGAGGTGCAAATGTTGCAGGCATTGACGGCGACTGAAGTCACCGGGCGTTTTCAATACTGGCAACAGGCACCAGATGTGATTCTGGATGTCGCGCATAACCCGCATGCAGCGCGTGCATTGCGCGATAATTTGCAACGCCTGGCAGCGGATGGTAGTCAGGTAATTGCCGTGTTTTCCATGCTGTCTGACAAAGACATCGCCAGTGTGGTTGATATCCTGCATGCAGTGATTGATACATGGCATATTGCGCCTATACAGCATCCACGCGCAGCCAGCATGGATTACTTGCACGCGAGTTTAAGCCAAAAAGTGCCGCTGGCACATATTCATCGACATACAGATTTGCCAACAGCATTGCAGACTGCTTATAAAAAAGCAGCAAAAAATGATAAAATTATCGTGTTCGGCTCATTCTTTACCGTGGCTGCAATACTGGAATTAACGCCTGATCAATGGGGCGCATAA
- a CDS encoding SPOR domain-containing protein yields MKPKVEPKVEPKVEPKVEPKVEPKVEPKVAAVKPAPKEAPVASDKKTGQFFVQFGVFSDPKNLENLQGKLKQAGFEAATEKVDAAGQKLRLRTRTYATRNDAAAALKKLEAAGFSGIVASKS; encoded by the coding sequence TTGAAACCCAAAGTTGAACCCAAAGTTGAACCCAAAGTTGAACCCAAAGTTGAACCCAAAGTTGAACCCAAAGTTGAACCCAAAGTTGCGGCGGTTAAACCCGCACCTAAAGAAGCGCCTGTTGCGTCCGATAAAAAAACAGGGCAGTTTTTTGTACAGTTTGGTGTATTTTCAGACCCTAAAAACCTGGAAAACCTGCAAGGTAAGCTGAAGCAGGCGGGGTTTGAGGCTGCCACTGAAAAAGTCGATGCCGCCGGGCAGAAGTTACGCTTGCGTACGCGTACTTATGCCACGCGCAACGATGCCGCCGCCGCCTTGAAAAAGCTGGAAGCGGCCGGATTTAGCGGTATTGTGGCTAGCAAGTCCTGA